The Hordeum vulgare subsp. vulgare chromosome 4H, MorexV3_pseudomolecules_assembly, whole genome shotgun sequence genomic interval TTTTCTGCAAAAAAAACTTGCACGCATTTCCCTCAGCACAGGCGACACTCACACccgctgacatgtgggccagccacCAGCTGTCACGGCACGCGGACATCACATACAACCGCATACGGGCAGAGGCACTGTATATGCATCATGCGACAAATTATAGCATCACTTTTATGTATTTTGCAAGTTTAGGCACTAAACTGACCGCAGCAGACAAGTTAAGACACCTGTGATGTATTTACCTCTATCATTAACATAAACGATACTTCAACAGAAGGCACAACATACCTACTGTTCTGCAGCCTTTTCATCATCCATAGAACTAGGTCTCCATTTTCTATCAAAAGGTCCATAGCTTCTCTGCACAACCGTTTGCTGTCCATTTAGTTTTGTATCAATTAATTGCAGCAACTCTTGCAATCCTGTCCCAGACACAGCTGAAGTTTTCACGTGACAAGTGGATACTGGCTCTGTCAAAGTGCAACCCCTCGTACTTATAGCTTCCAGGCCATTAGGCTCTTTAAAACACTCTTTTGGTAACAGTTCAGAGTTCATTGCTTTCATCTCGATAGGCTCAGCAATCGATTCTTCAGATGCCATTTTATCATCGACATTTTCACAACTTTTTTCCGATAAAGACTCTGAATCCACTGTATCATCCAAGGAATCAAAAGATGACTGCTCTGATGACACGTCATCTTCAGAGAAcaagtcttcctcctcttcacctTCAGTGAAAAAGATCTCGTCTTCGATCCCATCAGTCAGAGCAATActatccacaagatcaatctaaaAATTTCCCATCAAACAATATATCACAATGCATAAAAAGTTAAAAACCGAAAGTTACCATGGAACAATATGTAATTATCAAGAGTTAGAACAACTCAAATCTCGATACGCACCTTATTCCAAACTTCGATCATATTGTTGATCTTATCCTGTGAAACACCAATTTGCTGCAGTACTTGTAGAACAGTAGAACGATGCTCCTCAAGATTAGGTGCGCTGGAATCCAACACATGCTGCACCGAAAAAATTAATTTTGACCCTATTCTGTTATACTCTGTGAAATAATTTGTATCATACAACTAAAGCAAAATTCACAGTAAACATGCACAGGGCTGAAGTAACACCTATTGataacatgcaaataaaatacttcatcagatATGTTCAATCTATGACTTTCGAGAATGGACATGAAAACAAGCTAACTCCACCTACCACTAACATGTCTGCCTTAGCAACTTCTTCCAGGGTGGCATGAAATGCTTCCACTAGCTGCAAACAGGGAAGTGAAGAGGTTAACAACAAGCTGCAAATGGTACAATCTACAGGCGAGGAGAAAATAGGATCATATAATTTTCCATTTTAGTTGGGAAGAAGACTGATTGAAGCAGAAAGTGTCAaactgttaagcttcatgcactagccaatgcaaccaaaagtccgaactgatggaaatggctagtgcaatccacatatactgtaacaccccctctcacgtgtgacggggaagacaagtcaacacgtgcaaccggaagagagcgacgacgcgcgaaactcacgtatgactcaagaggcctctacgtggacacaaaggggggctaccagcaatttttaataaattgcgaaagccaggacttgaactcaagaccttagctctgataccatgttaagcttcatgcactagccaacgcaaccaaaagtccgaactcatggaaagggctagtgcaatccacatatactgtaacacaAACAACACAGGGAAGATTAAAACCAATTGTTGTTGAAAGCTGGGTCCTATAAATTAAAACCAGATTCATGGAACTCATGAAAGGTGTAGTGAGCCAGTATTAtagacgccccccccccccccccaaacaacACCCCACCCTCCGTATGCACTTGGGAGCCTTTGCCGTGGCAGAGAAGGTTATGTAGAATTTAGCAAAGGTTGAGATAACAACTAGATGGATTTTTTGCTGCTCCCTGAATCATGCTACCTGCTTAGCTACTTGGTTATTCCACCACAATCTGCAACACATAACAAATATACATTCTATATGATGTAGTCAGACTGATTCTCCAATCAAAATGCAATCACTAACAAGATTACCTGTACAGGCAAATCTGATATGAAGCCAACGGTATCACTGAGAAGTATTTTTCTCCTGAATGAAGTTTTGGCAAAAAAGAAGTTAGGCGCTGAACATGCCCAAACTGCACAattgcatcaacatattatagcaGACAGAAAAATTGCTATGTTACCCTGATGGAAGAATCACACTGCGTAATCGAGGATCTACTGTTGCAAATAATCTGCATTGAATAGGGACATAATTTACCTCTGAATTAATGATGTATACTGAATACAGAGTAGAGTCAATTTTCAGCATACCTATCATCACTGTATAAACCAGCTCCAGAAAGTGCATTCACTAGAGTAGATTTTCCCTAATGAAATAGCACCAGTGAACTCACGTCAGGGATAAGCTTAGGTTGTAGAGAACTCAACTATATTTCACATATTAAATAGGTTACATAGTATTATTCTAGAGTATCAGATGATATAAATATCTAAGATGAAATAAAAGAACAAACTGTCATAGTAGATCCACATACAGCATTTGTATATCCGACGACTGCCACAGTTACAAGGTCTTGACCAAATGAGCCACCATGCCTCTTTCGACTCGAACGTTGTATCGCCCTAGTTCGGCGTACGTCTTCAATTTGAGCTAACAAGCTTAGACGACGTTCTTGGATTCTAGATGAGATGCCGGAAAAAAAATGAGAAATTCTTGCATGAACTGATGTGCAGATACTTGTCTATCTACTGTTAGGCACCTCCTGCGTTGTAGTTGAAGTTCCGTTTCACCAGCACCACTCATGGAACCCCGTCCGCCACTTCCTCTCCTAAGAACAGAACAGTGACGTGAGCCTTAAATGCCAAGTGAAAGAAATCTACGCTGGAATTTCTGATAAGTCCGCTAGGGAGAACTTTTCATTCTTAATCTTTTGTGGAACATATTCAAAAGTTTCGTAGAACATCTACAGAACTTATGAATTTAGTTGAAAAGTGATCAATTTGTTTTTCTGGTTAATATCTTGCACTTCTTCAAAAGCAAAACCATTTTTTCCCAATGGCCAAACACAGAGAAGAGCAAAGAACAATTCATGTCAGAAGGGAGTTTGCAAGAGTTTAAAGTGctacaagaaaaaaaaacattaCACGATGAAGGATGGGCTTTAAACCTCCATATGAACCTCTAATAAGAGCATACCAGTAATTAGACCACCACTGTAATTTGAACGGAAAATGAATTTGCTACTTTATTAATACAATGATTCATACTTTGCCATGTCAGTTCGGAAATATAGAATACCTCCAATTTTAAGAGTTAAAATAACTAGTGATCCATGAAGCACTGACACACTAGTTGATAAGGAATCTTTTGTAGACCCAGCTTCATCCACCACACCCACCTCCACTGTTGTACTGCTTGAAAAAACATTTCCTGAAGGAATAGGAAAATGAGCCTCCGCTCCGCTTCTCCCCGCTCCCTCGCCCCCTAGCCTagtcgagccccccccccccccgccgtctAGCCCGCCGGCTGCCCCCGACTCCCCCGTGCCATGGCCCCCTCCGACGACGGCTGCGACGCGCACCGCCACCACCGCGAGGACCGCTAGAAGGATTCGGACAGCTCCTCCTCCGGCATGCTCTCCTACCGCGACGTCGCCcgcacccctcctcctccgccgccggcgCGCCAGCTGCAAGCGGCTCCCGCCCTGCCCTTGCGCGCACCTGCATCGACCCGCCTGGGCCCCCGCGTGGAGGATGCGGCGACGCCCGCAGCGGCAGTGCCTAGGAGTTGCCGAGGAGCAGGAAACGCAGCAACGCCCGCCGCGCCTCCGCCGCAGCCCCACGCCGGAGGAGTTGGCGGGCCTCTGCTTCCGCTGCCTCGATCCGGGCCACCCCGTCCGCAGCTGCATGAACAGGCTCCGGTGCCGGCGCTGCCTTCTCCCCGTCCATGAGTCCAGGAACTGCACGCCTGCGCGTCGGGCCCGTGATCGTGCCCTGCAGACGGCGCCCGCTTCCCCCCAGCGCCGCGCAATTCTGacgcccctccccccccccccccccgcgcgcgccgCCGCGCGCCACGGCGCCTACTGTCGACCCCTCGGGTCCGGTGCGCGTCCTCATCCCATGCTCCGTCGAAATCGAGGAGGCTGAGGCGGTGCTGCAACACGGGATGGTGGCCACCATCACAGGCTCCAAGCCACCCGTCGCTGCCGACGAGGTCGCAGACGCGCTCTTCAACAACCTCGAGCTGCTCCTCGGCGATTTCTCGGTCCACCTCCACCACCCTGAGGATTTCATCATCTGCGCCTCGCAGGCCATCAAAGACAGGATCTACGGCGATCACTACATCGAAGGCCCCTCCTTCTCGCTATCCCTCCGCCCTTGGAGCAAGCTCACCCACGCCGGCTGCGATAGCCTGGAGCACCgcgtcgagct includes:
- the LOC123447645 gene encoding GTP-binding protein At3g49725, chloroplastic, with product MLRAAISSLGAHLHRQPSPATPPLRALSTGRGKRSSPTAPPPEPEDEGLMRGLFVLSRDPSHPPRLLVVQPRLRPGGLLDSKLSEALNLASSLEESRDGFEHAESAAKGGPPHLVVQNPASRGRNHADTYFGPGTVDNIKCYLRALDEKEELHAVFVNTLLSGVQQRNLEVALGKPVLDRVGLIIEIFNAHAETKEAKLQSELAALMYMKTRLVRVRGPGGKLAFGASGEAEVVSARGRGSGGRGSMSGAGETELQLQRRRIQERRLSLLAQIEDVRRTRAIQRSSRKRHGGSFGQDLVTVAVVGYTNAGKSTLVNALSGAGLYSDDRLFATVDPRLRSVILPSGRKILLSDTVGFISDLPVQLVEAFHATLEEVAKADMLVHVLDSSAPNLEEHRSTVLQVLQQIGVSQDKINNMIEVWNKIDLVDSIALTDGIEDEIFFTEGEEEEDLFSEDDVSSEQSSFDSLDDTVDSESLSEKSCENVDDKMASEESIAEPIEMKAMNSELLPKECFKEPNGLEAISTRGCTLTEPVSTCHVKTSAVSGTGLQELLQLIDTKLNGQQTVVQRSYGPFDRKWRPSSMDDEKAAEQ